CGGGCGGTCGAAATCGGGCCACCCCTGGAACGCGAACCACTTCCGCGTGAGCCCCGGCGGGCGGTTCAGCGCGATCCACGACGCCTCGATGCAGAACGTCCCGGACCCGCACAGCGGGTCCACGAGGGGCGTCGATTTATCCCAGTTGGCGCGCAGAAGCAACCCAGCGGCGAGAGCTTCGTTGAGCGGCGCGATCGTCTGGATCGGCCGGTACCCGCGCTTGTGCAGCGACGACCACGAGCTGTCGAGGCTCAGGATCGCGTGGTTCTTGGACACGTGCAGGTTCAGCCCGATCATCGGCTGTTCGGTGTCCACGCTCGGCCGGCGCCCGGTGCGGTCGCGGAACTGGTCGCAGATCGCGTCCTTCACCCGGCGCGCGGCGTACTGCGAGTGCGTAATTGCGGAATCGCGCACGTTGCAGTCGACCGCGAGCGTCTGGTCGGGCGTCATCCAATCGGACCAGTTAATCGAGCGCACCGCGTCGTACAGTTCGTCGGGCGAGCGCACATCGAACTCGTGAATCGGGCGCAGGACGCGGACCGCGGTGCGGAGCCAGAGGCACGCGCGGTACAGCATCGCGGCGTCGCCGTGGAACGTCGCGCCCCCGCGCCCGGGTTCGATATCCCGCGCGCCGAGGTCGTTCAATTCGCCCGCGAGGACCGGCTCCAGTCCGCGGGCACAAGTCGCAAAATAGCGTGCCATTAAACCAGTTGTTGGATCAGGACGATGACACCGACCACGAAACCGATCGCGACGATGATCGAGAGTTGAATCAGCCGCTGCGTGTACCAGACCTCGACGCCCTTCCCGAACCGCACCCCCATTAGCCCGGACTCGATCCCGGCGGAAATCAGCAGGTCCAGTGGGAGCGCGAGCAGGAAGACAATAATGGCGGCCTCCCAGGGCGGCAGCCCCGCCGCGTTACAGGCCTCGTGAACGACCCGGTCCAGAACGCCCACCGCCATCACCAGCGAGAGCCACGCCACGAACATGATCCCGGACGCGACCATCACCGTCGGCTTCGGCAACCCACAGAGCACGCACGACGAGCGGTAAATGAACGTGAGGGCGAATAGCGTAACCGGCACCAGCATTAAGAAGAAGAGGCAGGCGGCGCATACGATCAGGAATCCCACTACTGGCCCCTCCGCGGAGCAGCGAACCCCGGATCGCACGAAGCGGGCGGGCGCCCGCGTCCCACACGTCTCTCAATTCTAACCCCGAAAGCACGCGCCGTTGACGCCGCTCCCGGGTTTTGAAGGCCCGACTCACTTCGCGCCGACCACCGCCGGTTCGCTCGGTGCCGGGAACTGCTTACCCAATTCTAGCACGCCGCCCTTCACGCGGGCGGTCACGGCCGCGTCGCCGCCGGCCGTCAATACTTCCGTGATCCAGCGCGCGACCTGCTTCATCTCGGGCTCTTTCATCCCGCGGGTCGTCAGCGCGGGCGTACCGAGCCGGATGCCGGACGGGTCGAGCGGCTTGCGCGGGTCGAACGGGATCATGTTCTTGTTAACGGTGATGCCCGCCGCGTCGAGCGCGTGTTCGGCGAGCTTGCCGGTCGACCCCTTCGCGGTCACGTCGATCAGCATCAGGTGCGTGTCGGTCCCGCCGGATACGACCGGGAACCCGGCCGCCAGCAGCTCCTCGGCCAGCACCTTCGCGTTCGCCAGCACTTGCTTGGCATACTGTTTGAACTCGGGCTCCAGCGCCTCGCCGAACGCGACCGCCTTCGCCGCGATCACGTGCATGAGCGGCCCGCCCTGCACCCCGGGGAACACCGCGGAGTTGATCTTGTCGGCCCACTCCTGCTTACACAGGATAAACCCGCCGCGCGGCCCGCGCAGGGTCTTGTGCGTGGTACTCGTCACGAACGCGGCGTGCGGGACCGGGTCCGGGTGCTCCTTCGCCGCGACCAGGCCCGAAATGTGCGCCATGTCCACCATGAGCGGCGCGCCGACTTCCGCGCTCACCTCGGCGAACTTCGCGAAGTCGAGCGTGCGCGGGTAGGCGCTCGCCCCGGCGATTATGAGCTTCGGCTTGTGCTCGCGGGCCTTCGCAACGAGGTCGTCGAAGTCGACCCGGTGGTCGTCCTTCCGCACCCCGTAGCTGACAACCTTGAAATACTTGCCGGAGAAGTTCAGCCGCATCCCGTGGGTGAGGTGCCCGCCGTGGGCGAGGTCCAGCCCCATGATCGTGTCGCCGGGCTGGAGCGCGGCGAGGAACACGGCCATGTTCGCCTGGGCGCCGGAGTGCGGTTGCACGTTCGCGTGGTCGCCGCCGAAGAGCTGCTTCACGCGGTCGATCGCGAGCTTCTCCACGACGTCCACGAACTCGCACCCGCCGTAGTACCGCTTGCCCGGGTACCCCTCGGCGTACTTATTGGTGAGGCACGAGCCCTGCGCGGCCATCACCGCGGTGCTGGTGTAGTTCTCGCTCGCGATCATCTCCAAGCCGATCTGCTGGCGCTGGCGCTCGCCCGCGACCGCAGCAAACACTTCGGGATCGGCCTGTTGAAGAATGTCCATCGGTTTCCTTGACTCACGGAGAGTGCCAGAAATTTTGACCACGGATGAACGCCGGCGCGGTGCACCGGCCCGAACCCGCGATCACACTTCTGCGATCTGCAATGTTCCTTATGTTGTACCGACATCCACCCCCGCCGCCCGCAGTTTGTCCCGGAGCGTCCCGTCCGCGCGGTACACAACCCCCTTCCAACCAAACTTCTCAGCGGCTTCGACGTTCGTGGGGAGGTCGTCGACGAACACGCACTCGCCGGGATCAGCCTGGGCGTGTCGGTGGACATCGGCGAAGAACGCCGGTTCCGGTTTTCGCGCCCGGGACTTGAACGACGTGCCGAGTTCGTCGAAGTGCGCGAGCACGTTCGCGAACTGCCGCGTGTACGCATCGAAGTGCGCCTGCGTGGTATTACTCGCGAGCACCACGCGATACTTGGGCTTCAGTAGCGGGATCAGCGAGCACACTTCATCGTTTTGCCAGAAGATGTCCACGAACGCCGCGACGAACTGCTCGTCGGTGCAAGTGAGCCGCCCGTTGAGCTTCGCCTCGCGAATGTACTCCGCGGTATTAATGGCCCCGCGCTCGTAGTCGTCCTCGATCGCGCTCCCGTACAGCACGAGCGCGAGTTCCACCGGGTCCATGTCGGTGTAGTCCGCGAGGCGCGCGACCGCGCGACCGTGGTCGAAAAAGGCGATCACGTTCCCGAAGTCGAAAATCACCGTCTTGATTGGCATGAATCACCACTTGCGAGCGGCCGTTCCCTGCTACTTCCCGGGAAACTTCAGGATAGCCGCGGCCGGGTCGATTTTGTTCCGCGGAACGCCCGAATAACCGACCACGATTCTGTTCCCGTCCGGGAAGATCGTCATCGTATGAATCGGCCCGAAGTCGCGTTCCGCGCCGGCAACGCGCTTGCCGTCCGCTGCGCTCCACACGGCGAGGTACGACTTCCCGCGCGGGGCCGCGCCCGCGGTAACGAGCTGGTTCCCGTCCGGGGTGAAGCGCACCGCGTGTACCCAGCCCGGGTGCGACGGCGCGGGTTCGCCCGGAAACACGGGTTTGAGGTCGGGGTTCTGGAAGTCGCGCAAAACCTTCCCCGTCGCCACGTCCCACAGTTTCACCGTCCTGTCACTCGACGAGGACGCGAGGAACTTCCCGTCCTTCGAGAGCGCGAGTCCGAACACTTGGTCGCGGTGCCCGCTCGGACCGTCGTCCTTCTTCGGCGGGGGCGCTTTGTCGTCTTTTTTCGGTTCCAGTGCCGGATCTTGTGCGCCCTTAAATTCGCGTACCAGTGTCCCACCCGCGGCATCCCATAATTTGATGCTCTTGTCGTAGCTCGCGGTGAAAATCTGCTTGTAATCGTTCGACCACAGCACCGCGTAAATCGGGTTCTGCACTTGTTGCGGGGCCGTGGTGACGTGCGCGTTCACCTGTTTCAGAACGGCGTTCTTGGCGAGGTCGTAGGTCCGCAGAACGCCGTCGTGACAACCGGTCGCGAGCACGTTCCCGGTGTCGTCGAACGCGACACAGTCGACGAGATTCGGGTGCTGGAACGTCTTCACCGGAACGTCGGTCGCGAGACGGAACCGGCGCGCCTGTTTGTCGGCCGCAGTGATAGTGAACTGGCCGTCCGCACTGAACGCCACCGCGCTCGCCGCCACCGGGTGCGGGAACGTCTGGATCTGGCGCCCGAACTCAGCCGGCACGGGTTGCCCCGGAGTGAAGCCCACGTTCCACGCGACCGCGTTGTTCTCCTTGTCCTTGACCAGCGCGACCAGCACCGTGTTCGTCGGCTGGAACGCAAGACCCACGACCGGCCCGCCGGCGGCGATCGTGCCCACGAGCTTCGCGTCGCTCACCGTGTAGACCTTGATGGAGCCGTCCGCAACACCGACCGCGACGCGCTGCGAGTCCTTGGAGATCGCAACCGCCGTTGCATCTCCTCCGGCCTCGAACACGCGCTCCTTCGTGCCGTTGTTCGTGTTCCAGCTCACGACGTCCTTACCCGGCCCGATGCTCAGCACGCGCTCGCTACCGGGCGACACCACTACGCCCGCGGGCTTTCCTTTTCCCAGGGTGATGAGGCGTGTGCAGGTAACGGGCGAAATCACGACGCTCTTGTCCGCACTCGCGGTGATGACGGCGGAAGTGGTGGGGTGCGCAACGACTCCTCGCACCGCCCCGGTGTGCAGAAACGTCTGATAAGCCGTGCCCGTTGCGACATCCACGAGTACCGCGATGTTGTCGCTGCGCCCGACGAGCAAGCGCGTTTTGTCCGCGTTGAAGCTGAGGCTGAGCACGTCGGCCGGTTGCGTCAGTTTCCCAGCCTCTTTGCCGTCCATGAGGGTCCAGAGCAACACGTCCTTACCCACACTGGCCGCGAGCGTGAGGTTATCGCGGCTCTGGGTGAGTGTGGTTGCAGGGGCCGCAAGCGGGCCAATCTCGCGCACCGGCTTCTCGGGCTTGGTCACGTCCCACACACGAATCAGCTTGTCCGCGCCCGCGGTGATAACTTGGCCGTTCGCGCGGTTCACCAGCGCCGCAGTGACCTTGCCCGTGTGCGCCTTGATGTCGTACTTCGTGCGGCTCGGTTCCTTGCCGTCTTTGTCCTTCGGCAGTTTCGTATCGAGGGGCAGGTTCCACCCTTTCAGCGCGCCGTCCGCACCTGCGGTGAACAGGATCGGTTGCGAGGGGTGAAACACCGCTGCGGTTGTGCCGCCCGCATGCGCCAGTACGTCGCCTTTTGGCTTACCCTGGCGGTCCCAGGCGATCACCTGACCGTCCGCGCCGCCCGCAACGACCGTATTCGTGTCCGGAGACAGAGCAACGCTCTCGATGTTCCCCTTCGCGCCCGCGAACGTGCCTGCCGCCTGGTTGTTGCTCGTGGAACCGATCGTCACGACTTTGTCCGCGGTCGCGTAGAGCACGGTGTTGCCGTCGGCCGTGGAATAGAACGCAGTCACGGCTTCTTTGAGTCCGGGGAAAGTCCGCGTTGGTTGTGCGGGCGTCTGCCAGAACCGCAACACACCGTCGGCACTCGTCGTAAAAGCCCCCTGACTATCGGGGCGAACGGCGAGGCCCGTAATATCCGCGGTGCCCGCACCGTAGCTCGCAATCAGCTTCCCGTCCGCACCGTTGAAGAAGCGAATCAACTTGTCCGCACCCGCCGTTACCCACACATTCCCCGAAGCGAGGTAACCCACTCCCAGAACCGCACCGGTGTGTCCCTTCAGTTCGATCGCGCCCTTCTCTTCACCAACTGGGAACACTTTCACCACACCGTCCGCACCGGCCACCGCAAACGTCTTGCCGTCACTCGCGACCGTCACGTTCATTGTGGCGCCGGTGGTCGCGAACGTTTTCACGGGTGCTGATACCGGAACGTCCCAAACGCGGACGCTGTTGTCCGCCCCGCCGGTCGCGAGCAGATCGCCCTTCGCCGAGAACGCGACGCACAGCACTTGCCCCTTGTGGCCCTGTTCGCCCCCATAGGTCCGCAATTCCTTACCGGTAGCCGTGTCCCATAGCTTCACCGTTTTGTCGAAGCTCGCCGTCGCAACGAACTTCCCGTCCGGACTGACCGCGACCGCCTCGACTGTTTCCGTGTGCGTTTTCAGCACCGCGACGACATCGGGGGCATTCGGGGGCTGAGCCGGCAGCCCGCTGACTGAGATGAAGAGAGCAGCACACAACGCGACGCGACTAATTTGGCGTGAGGTGGGCATGGCGGGTTCCGTGCGGGGAGTAGCCGGAGGGCAGACAGGTAGTGTCTCAGGACGCGGTGCGCGGGTCAACACCGCGCGCCACGAACTATCCCCGCGGGAACTCCCTCCCAGGAATCACTTCCCCTTCGATCCGTGACCGCGCTCGCGCCACGCCCACCGGAACAAGTTCCGCGCGTCCGCGTAGCGGCTGTCGTTCGAGGTACAGCCCAATACGACCACGAGCACGTGATCGCCCTCGTAGCGCCCGCTCGCCACGAGACACGAGCCGGCCGCGGTCGTGGTGCCGGTCTTCACGCCCTCGTACCCCTCGATGTCGAGCAGTTTGTTCGTGTTGTTCCAGGTCACTTCGCGCTTTTTGCCGTCCGCGTCGACCACCTCGCACGTGTGGCGCCGCGTCTGCACGTACTTCGCGAACAGAGGGTTCTTGAGCGCGGTGAACGTCAGCGTCGCGAGGTCGTGTGCGCTCGCGAGATTCTTGCTCAGCCCGTGCGGATCGAGGTACTTGGCTTCTTCCATTTTGAGCGCCTTCGCGGTGCGGTTCATCTCGGCGACAAACTTCGCTACCGCGTCGTCTTCCTTGCCCTCCCCTTTGAAGCGTCCGCCGAAGTGTTCCGCGAACGCGGTCGCGGCGTCGTTGCCGGACGGGAGCAGCAAGCCGAACAGCAAGTCGCGCACGGTCACTTTCTCCCCGGCCTTGAGATCGGAAGAGCTGCCCGGCGTTTTGTCCGCGGCCTCGGAAAACGCGACCACTTCGTCGAGCACCTTCGCGTTCTCGGCCGCGAGGCGCAGCACGATGTGCGCGGTCATGATCTTCGTGGTACTCGCGATCGCGAGCGGGTCGTGTTCCTTCGATCCCCACAGTACCTTGCCCGTCTTGCCGTCGGCGACGGCCCACGCCTTCGCGCTCACGACCGGCGGGCCGTCGATCTTCTCCGCGGGCGCCTTCGCCGGGAGCGGTTTCTCTTCGACCGAATACACGGGAGCGAGAACAATCGACAGTGCGGTAACCGCGAACGCGAACGAGCGGGGCCATCGGAGCATGGTCGTGTTCCAGGTGGGAATCGGGAGCGTGGACCGGCGCGCGGGATTGGTGCAGCGCGTGTGCTTACGAGCCTTATCTTCGGGCGCGCACGGGTTATCGACACTAGTGGAATGTTCAGTGAATTGACTCAGGCCGTGAAGCGCTCGAACCAGAAGAAAGAAGTGGCATTCACTGCAAAGCAAAAACGCGGACGGTTGACGGGTTCATCCGGGCGCCCCGGATTACCGGGGCGCCCGAACGGAGTTCAATCCAGTTTCACTTCCAATTTCTCGGCGTCCGGCGCAAGCGTGTAGACCAATCCGGAAGTCTTCACATCCTTGTACTTGTCCGGAATGCGCACCCGCTTCGCGGCGGCCCCGGCGCCCGGTCCCGCGCCGCTCGAACCGCTGGCGGTGTCGACGATCGCGATCCGGACCTCACCGGGCGGAACGTCCGTCACCGCGAACGTCCCGTCCGGCCGGATTTCCGCGGTCGCGAGCTGGTCACCCGGCCCGAGTATGCGCACCGTTCCGGCGGTAAGTTTCTCACCCTTGAACGTGACCGTACCGTGAACCGTTTGCCGCTTGTCACGCGAGCACCCGGCGCTCAGCCCGACGGCCAGAACGAGAGCAAACATCCACCCGCCGCGAACGAACTGTAAACGATCGCTACTCATGAAGGCTCCAGTTGTGTTGAGCGACAGGTTTACCAGTCCGACCCGAGAACCAAGCCGTCGTTCGGGAACATGGCAGCGTACCACGTGCTGCTGTTAATGGACGTGGAGACCGTGCGCACGCTCCCGTCGAACATCCCCACCTGGCACCCGCCCGCGTCCATCGCCTGGAGGTTCCACGGGTTGCAGTCGGCCACTTTGGGCATGTTCTGTGGCGTCGCGGACGGCGCGGTCCACTTCGGGGCGGTCCCGCTGCTGAGGTTGCCCGGGTGGAACAACGACCCGCGGTGCTCGTCCCACGGCGGGTAGTAGGCCCACAGTTTGCCCGTATCGGCGCACAGCCCGTACTGCTCGCCGAACGAGACGGTGTTGGACGTCCCGTCGCCGATCCCGGTGAGCTTGCGCTTCGGGTTCCACGTCACGTAGGGCTCGGTGAACACGGCCTCGTTGAAGGCGTAGTTGCTGATGCCCCACAGCAGGTGGGCCGTGGTCCACGGGTCGGTCCAGTAGTCGCCCGGGTTGGACGGGTCGCGCGGGGAGATGAACACTTTCACCTTTTGCGCCGCGGGGACGTCCGGGGTGATGCCGATCAGCCCGTTCTGCGAGGCGACACGGTACAAGTTGTCCTGTTCCAGGTACGGGAGCAGGAGCGTGTGAACCGAGGTCTGCCCGTTCCCGATGCCCCACGGGGTCGTGAGATTGTTGATCTTCCCGTCCACGTCCGGCAACTGGTTGTTGGCGTCGTGAAAACTGTGACAGGCGAGCGCGATTTGTTTCAAATTGTTCGCCGACTGCATCCGGGCCGCGGCCGCCCGAACCTTTTGGACCGCGGGGAGGAGAAGGCCAATGAGGATCGCGATAATCGCAATCACCACCAACAGTTCAATGAGCGTGAACCCGCGACGACGCATGGGTCACTCCGGAAAAGGGAGAAAATGCAACTCCACCGCCTACTTACGGGCGGGGTACGAACGGTGATGTCCGATCTGGCTGAAGAGAGCGAGGCGAAAGGAACCGCTCTCCCGGGCAATTCACGGATAGGCGCGTCCGTGCCTGATAAAGCCAAACACCACAACAAGCTTATAATACCAACTCAGAGAGGCGATCCAACACACGCCGACAATAACGAGACGATTAAACCCGATGCTATCCTGCTACTTCTCACTTTTGAATTCTCGTCTCACTCAGCAAGTCCCAGAACTTTGATCCGCGACGCCAACGTGGTCGGCCTCACCCCGAGCAACTCGGCCGCCCCGCCCGGGCCGGACACTTTACCCTTCGTCTGGCGCAGCGCGACGCGGATGTTGTTCGCCTCCAGTTCTCGCACCTCGGCGTCGGTCAGCACGCGGTCCTCACTGCCCGCAGCAGGTACGGCAGCTGCTTTACTCGTGGTCCCGGGAGAACCGACGGGCAGATCGATGGTCAAACGAGAGCCGTCGGCCGTAATGACCGCGCGCTCGATGACGTGCTGTAACTCGCGGACGTTCCCGGGCCAGTGGTACCTCTGAAGCTGCTGAACGTTCGCTAGCGTGAGTCGCGGTTTCGAGCGCCCGAGTTTGCGCGCGGTCAGCGCGAGAAAGTGCTCGGCCAATAGCGGAATATCTTCCCCGCGTTTACGGAGCGGCGGAAGCTCCACCGGGAACACACTCAACCGGTAGTACAGATCTTGCCGGAACCGCCCGGCCTCGGCTTCGGCGCGGAGATCACGATTGGTGGCCGCAATGAGCCGCACGTTGATCTTGCGGGTGCGCTCTTCGCCCACGCGCTCCAGTTCACCTTCCTGAAGCACGCGGAGCAATTTCGCCTGAAGTTCGAGCGGAATCTCTCCCACCTCGTCGAGGAACAGCGTTCCGCTGTCGGCCAACTCGAACCGCCCCGCCCGGTCGCGCAGCGCTCCTGTGAACGCCCCCTTCGCGTGGCCGAAAAACTCGCTCTCGTACAGTTCGCGCGGCACCGCGGCGCAGTTCACTTTGACGAGCGGGCGGGCCGATCGTTTGCTCCGACGGTGAACCTCACGCGCGACCAGTTCCTTTCCGGTACCGCTCTCGCCCAAAAGAAGAACGGCCGAATCCGTTGGCGCGACCAAATCGATCTGGCGCGCAACCGCTTCGAGCGCGGGACCGCCCCCAACTAACTCGCCGAACGCGCCGGTCCGCGTCACTTCTTCGCGCAGGTACTCGTTCTCCAGTTCCAGTTTGGCGCGTAACTCCTCGATCTGCTCGAACGCCCGCGCGGTCGCAATTGCGGCAGCAGTGTGGTCCGCGATGGTCCGGAGCCAACTCATGCACTCGGTGCCGATAGCTCCGCGTGCGAAGACGGCCAGCACACCGAGCACCTGACCGCGGTGAACGAGCGGCTGCCCGCCGAACCCCGCGATGCCCTCCGCACGCACCCACTCGGGCCGCGCGACCCATTCGGGCGGCTCGGGCGACGAAAGATTCGGCACCTCGATCGGTTCGCCAGTCGCCGCGATTCGTCCGACTTTGCGCACGCCGAGCGGAATGCGCCGAAACGCACCATCGAGCCGCGTCCATTCGACACGCGGATCAACCGCCGACCGCCCCGCACTGGCAACCAACTGGAGACACGTGGGGCGCCCGTTGCACTCGGTCGGCGTCAGACACTTCGCACAGTCCGCGGTCCGCTGCGCCAGCCAGATTCGCGCGAGAGCCACACGCGGAGTCTCCGCGGCGCGCTCAACCACCATCCGCAGTAGTTCCGGCAACCGGTGCTCACGAGCCATGTCGAGCAGCAGCCGCTTGGGATCAGCGAACAGCGGATTGGTACCGTCGGAATCCATTACGGCCCCTCAACGAAATTTCGCAATCGAATTACGAAAAATCATATCGATACGAAATTTCGTTATACCGTTACGAAAACCCATTTCCGTCTCAATTACTTGGTGAATCGCATGTTACGCGATTCTTTTTGTGTTGGCACGCGGCGTGATTTATCTGATGCCAAGCTGCCCAAATAATAGCAGGCGACACGAAAGGACCAAAACCATGTCTCGTCTCAACCAACTCCATCCCGATACCGCGACCGGCCGGGCCAAAGAACTGTTAACCGCCGTGAAGGGCAAACTCGGACTCGTCCCGAACATGACCCGTGCGATGGCGAACTCCCCGGCCGTTCTCGACGGCTACCTGCAATTCAGTGGCGCGTTGAGCAAGGGAGTGTTATCAGCCAAGCTCCGCGAACAAATCGCCCTCACGGTGTCTCAAGCGAACGGGTGCAACTACTGCCTGGGGGCGCACTCGGCGGTCGGCAAGATGGTCGGGCTGACGGCGGAACAGATCCGCGACAGCCGACTCGGGACCGCGGTCGACCCGAAGACCGACGCGGTTCTCCGCTTCGCCCGCCGCGTGGTCGAGACGCGCGGCCGAGTTGATGACGGCGACGTCAACGAGATCCGCGAAGCCGGTTTCGGTGACGATGCGATCGCCGAAGTCATCGCACACGTCGCGCTCAACGTGTTCACGAACTACTTCAACGAAGCCGTTAAGACCGACCTCGATTTCCCCAAAGCCGAAGCTCTGCCCGATCAACGGTTGCAAGCAAGCACTGCCGAATAGTTCTTTCCGCTCAACACCCGCGAATTCGTCGCGGGCACTCGTTCTCATCTAATTGGAGAAGCCATGAACCCGAGTCCCAGCGTAATCGCTCCGCCGTTCACTCTGGAAACTGCCACTCAAAAGGTGCGACTGGCCGAGAACGCGTGGAACACCCGCGACCCGGAGCGCGTCGCGCTGGCCTACACCGAGGACTCGGTTTGGCGCAACCGGAGCGAGTTCCCGGTCGGGCGCGACGAGATCCGCGCGTTCCTCACCCGCAAGTGGGAGAAGGAACTCGGCTACCGGCTGGTGAAGGCGCTGTGGGCGTTCACCGCGGACCACATCGCGGTCCGGTTCCGCTACGAGTGGCACGACCACGCCGGGAACTGGTTCCGCAGCTACGGCAACGAGTTGTGGGAGTTCGACGAGCGCGGGCTGATGCGCCGGCGCGAAGCGAGTATCAACGACCTCGCCATTCGCGAAGACGAGCGCACGTTCTTCTGGCCCGCGCCCGGTCCCCGGCCGGCGGACCACCCGGGCATCCCGGACGTTCGGTAAGTTGTGCCCCTCAACTTCTATTCGACGAGTGTTTCGCGGAGCATCTGTCATGAACCGGATCAACCAAGTGTTCGAGCTGGCCGCACGAGCGGATAAGTTTGGGGTCGCCCTCACCCGCGTCGGGCTGATTGTGGTGCTGGTGTGGATCGGTGGCCTCAAGATCTACAAGTACGAGGACGAGGGAATCGTCCCGTTCGTGGCCAACAGTCCTCTCATGAACTTCTTCTACCAGCAACCCGCGGGCGAATACCGTAAACACATGAATCGCGAGGGCGAGCTGGTGCCCGCCAACCGCGAATGGCACGAGCAGAACCGGACGTACCTGTTCGCTTACGGTCTCGGTTCGGTGATCGTCGCTTACGGTGTCCTCATCGCGCTCCACCCGGTGTTCCCACGAGTCGCGGCCGTCGGCAGTTTCCTGGTGTTCGTGATGTCGTTCGCGACGCTGTCGTTCCTCATCACGACTCCCGAAACTTGGGTTCCGCCGCTCGGAAGCACGGAGCACGGCTTTCCGCTTCTGTCCGGCGCCGGTCGGCTCGTTATCAAGGACGCAATTATGATGGGCGCCGCAGTGGTTACAATGGCCGATTCTGCAAAAGCATATTTGCGAAAGCGGGACGCGAAGTCGGCAGTCGCAACCGCGACAATCAACGCAGAGCCTGCGACCGCGGTCTAATTCAGCACCGTGAATCCCGAATCCCCCTCACGCCTTCAAACAGGAGACACGATCATGATCCGCCTGGCAGTATTCGCCCCGATTGCCGCCGTCGCGTTGACGGTCGGGCTGGCTGGTTCCGCTGTCGCTCAACAGCCGGCGCCTGCCGTCAAAGTGGCGCACAAGACAGTGAAAATTGGCGACCTGGATATCTTCTACCGCGAGGCCGGACCGAAGGACGCCCCCGCGATCCTTCTGCTCCACGGGTTCCCGACCAGCTCGCAGATGTTCCGCAACTTGCTCCCGGCGCTGGGCGACAAGTACCGCGTGATCGCACCCGATTACCCCGGGTACGGGCACAGTTCGATGCCGTCGCGAGACAAGTTCAAGTACACCTTCGATAACCTCGCGGACGTGATCGATCAGTTCACCGAGAAGGTGGAACTCAAGAAGTTCGCCCTCTACGTGCAGGACTACGGGGCGCCGGTCGGATACCGAATCGCAGTCAAGCACCCGGACCGCATTACAGCGATCGTGGTACAGAACGGTAACGCCTACGAAGAGGGACTGGACAACGAGTTCTGGAAACCCATCAAGGCGTACTGGAGGGAACCCACTAACAAGGACAAGCGCAATGCCCTCCGCGACGCCCTGACTTACGAGACTACGAAGTGGCAGTACACGCACGGAGTCAAGAACCCCGAACTGGTCAGCCCGGACGGTGCGGCCCACGACCAGTTCCTGCTCGACCG
This region of Gemmata massiliana genomic DNA includes:
- a CDS encoding DUF1559 family PulG-like putative transporter — translated: MRRRGFTLIELLVVIAIIAILIGLLLPAVQKVRAAAARMQSANNLKQIALACHSFHDANNQLPDVDGKINNLTTPWGIGNGQTSVHTLLLPYLEQDNLYRVASQNGLIGITPDVPAAQKVKVFISPRDPSNPGDYWTDPWTTAHLLWGISNYAFNEAVFTEPYVTWNPKRKLTGIGDGTSNTVSFGEQYGLCADTGKLWAYYPPWDEHRGSLFHPGNLSSGTAPKWTAPSATPQNMPKVADCNPWNLQAMDAGGCQVGMFDGSVRTVSTSINSSTWYAAMFPNDGLVLGSDW
- a CDS encoding DUF417 family protein, which encodes MNRINQVFELAARADKFGVALTRVGLIVVLVWIGGLKIYKYEDEGIVPFVANSPLMNFFYQQPAGEYRKHMNREGELVPANREWHEQNRTYLFAYGLGSVIVAYGVLIALHPVFPRVAAVGSFLVFVMSFATLSFLITTPETWVPPLGSTEHGFPLLSGAGRLVIKDAIMMGAAVVTMADSAKAYLRKRDAKSAVATATINAEPATAV
- a CDS encoding nuclear transport factor 2 family protein codes for the protein MNPSPSVIAPPFTLETATQKVRLAENAWNTRDPERVALAYTEDSVWRNRSEFPVGRDEIRAFLTRKWEKELGYRLVKALWAFTADHIAVRFRYEWHDHAGNWFRSYGNELWEFDERGLMRRREASINDLAIREDERTFFWPAPGPRPADHPGIPDVR
- a CDS encoding sigma-54-dependent Fis family transcriptional regulator; translated protein: MDSDGTNPLFADPKRLLLDMAREHRLPELLRMVVERAAETPRVALARIWLAQRTADCAKCLTPTECNGRPTCLQLVASAGRSAVDPRVEWTRLDGAFRRIPLGVRKVGRIAATGEPIEVPNLSSPEPPEWVARPEWVRAEGIAGFGGQPLVHRGQVLGVLAVFARGAIGTECMSWLRTIADHTAAAIATARAFEQIEELRAKLELENEYLREEVTRTGAFGELVGGGPALEAVARQIDLVAPTDSAVLLLGESGTGKELVAREVHRRSKRSARPLVKVNCAAVPRELYESEFFGHAKGAFTGALRDRAGRFELADSGTLFLDEVGEIPLELQAKLLRVLQEGELERVGEERTRKINVRLIAATNRDLRAEAEAGRFRQDLYYRLSVFPVELPPLRKRGEDIPLLAEHFLALTARKLGRSKPRLTLANVQQLQRYHWPGNVRELQHVIERAVITADGSRLTIDLPVGSPGTTSKAAAVPAAGSEDRVLTDAEVRELEANNIRVALRQTKGKVSGPGGAAELLGVRPTTLASRIKVLGLAE
- a CDS encoding alpha/beta fold hydrolase, encoding MIRLAVFAPIAAVALTVGLAGSAVAQQPAPAVKVAHKTVKIGDLDIFYREAGPKDAPAILLLHGFPTSSQMFRNLLPALGDKYRVIAPDYPGYGHSSMPSRDKFKYTFDNLADVIDQFTEKVELKKFALYVQDYGAPVGYRIAVKHPDRITAIVVQNGNAYEEGLDNEFWKPIKAYWREPTNKDKRNALRDALTYETTKWQYTHGVKNPELVSPDGAAHDQFLLDRKGNDEIQLDLFLSYGSNPPLYPKWQEYFRKHQPPVLIAWGKNDQIFPAAGAEPYKRDLKTLEFHLLDAGHFALETNGSEIAELMRNFLGKHVNKK
- a CDS encoding carboxymuconolactone decarboxylase family protein; the encoded protein is MSRLNQLHPDTATGRAKELLTAVKGKLGLVPNMTRAMANSPAVLDGYLQFSGALSKGVLSAKLREQIALTVSQANGCNYCLGAHSAVGKMVGLTAEQIRDSRLGTAVDPKTDAVLRFARRVVETRGRVDDGDVNEIREAGFGDDAIAEVIAHVALNVFTNYFNEAVKTDLDFPKAEALPDQRLQASTAE